In the genome of Chryseobacterium phocaeense, the window TAATTTATTAACGTGCTTTGTTAATTTGCTTTTCAAGTTAGCCGCTTTGTTTTTGTGGATAATATTTTTCTTAGCTAATTTATCCAATAAAGCGATAACTTTTGGCAGTTGCTCTGACGCAGCAGCTTTGTTCTCCTCATTTCTCAAAACTTTCATTGCTGTTCTGGCAGTTTTGTGATAGTATCTGTTACGAACTTTTCTAACTTCGTTTTGTCTAATTCTCTTTAATGCTGATTTATGATTTGCCATATCGTTCAAATGTGAGTGCAAAACTATAAACTTTTTTCTAATCTGCCAAATTTATTTTTAAAAATTTTTAATTTTCTTCGGACAGGTATTTTCTGAGTTTATCTATTGCTTGTTCTATTTTTAAATTCTCTTGTTCTCGTTCTATTTTCTTGATCGTGCTGCTTAGCA includes:
- the rpsT gene encoding 30S ribosomal protein S20, encoding MANHKSALKRIRQNEVRKVRNRYYHKTARTAMKVLRNEENKAAASEQLPKVIALLDKLAKKNIIHKNKAANLKSKLTKHVNKLA